From one Streptomyces sp. SCSIO 30461 genomic stretch:
- a CDS encoding chorismate mutase, which yields MSTSEPSGIDASVQAELIRLRESIDNIDAAVVHMLAERFKCTQQVGHLKARHHLPPADPAREARQITRLRELAQSAKLDPGFAEKLLNFIIAEVIRHHETIADKEQGQP from the coding sequence ATGAGCACAAGCGAGCCCAGCGGCATCGACGCGTCCGTACAAGCCGAGCTGATCCGGTTGCGGGAGAGCATCGACAACATCGACGCGGCGGTCGTCCATATGCTCGCGGAACGCTTCAAATGCACCCAGCAGGTCGGGCACCTCAAGGCGCGCCACCACCTCCCGCCCGCCGACCCGGCCCGCGAGGCCCGCCAGATCACCCGGCTCCGCGAACTCGCCCAAAGCGCCAAGCTCGACCCGGGGTTCGCCGAGAAGTTGCTGAACTTCATCATCGCCGAGGTCATCCGCCACCACGAGACCATCGCCGACAAGGAACAGGGACAGCCATGA
- a CDS encoding serine protease: protein MNNTLVRALKRCVAAGAVLLAAVSLQPTSAIASPQPVVGGTRAAQGEFPFMVRLSMGCGGSLYTQQIVLTAAHCVSGSGNNTSITVTAGVVDLRSSSAIKVKSTKVLRAPGYNGTGKDWALIKLASPINLATLEIADTTAYNSGTFTVAGWGATREGGAQQRYLRKATVPFVSDAECESAYSELVAGEEICAGYNEGGVDTCQGDSGGPMFRRDNNNAWIQVGIVSWGYGCARAGYPGVYTEVSTFAKDIENAAATL, encoded by the coding sequence GTGAACAACACCCTCGTACGTGCCCTCAAGAGATGTGTGGCCGCAGGCGCGGTCCTGCTCGCCGCGGTCAGCCTCCAGCCGACCTCCGCCATCGCCTCCCCTCAGCCCGTCGTCGGCGGAACCCGCGCCGCCCAGGGCGAGTTCCCCTTCATGGTCCGCCTCTCCATGGGCTGCGGCGGCTCCCTGTACACCCAGCAGATCGTGCTGACGGCCGCCCACTGCGTGAGCGGCTCGGGCAACAACACCAGCATCACCGTCACCGCCGGTGTAGTGGACCTCCGGAGCTCCAGCGCCATCAAGGTGAAGTCGACCAAGGTCCTCCGGGCCCCCGGCTACAACGGCACCGGCAAGGACTGGGCCCTGATCAAGCTCGCTTCGCCGATCAACCTCGCGACACTCGAGATCGCCGACACGACCGCTTACAACAGCGGCACGTTCACCGTCGCCGGCTGGGGCGCGACCCGCGAAGGCGGCGCGCAGCAGCGCTACCTGCGCAAGGCCACGGTCCCGTTCGTCTCCGACGCCGAATGCGAGTCGGCGTACTCCGAGCTCGTCGCGGGCGAGGAGATCTGCGCGGGCTACAACGAGGGCGGTGTGGACACCTGCCAGGGTGACTCCGGCGGCCCGATGTTCCGCCGGGACAACAACAACGCCTGGATCCAGGTCGGCATCGTGAGCTGGGGATACGGCTGCGCCCGCGCCGGCTACCCCGGCGTCTACACCGAGGTGTCCACCTTCGCCAAGGACATCGAGAACGCGGCCGCGACACTGTGA
- a CDS encoding ankyrin repeat domain-containing protein, protein MRTDEPDDPGTALFEAVYEGDDDALVRALRAGAAAEATDEDGQTALYAAASLNRPGMVRLLLAAGADPNRASGADGAELPLCGAAVWGRTEVMRALLAAGARPDLEEDPGVRALTWACRQGRADVADLLLTAGADPDLPGSGGEPPLVTAARRGSPASVRTLLRHGARPTPEALGEAREWIGVDVEARLRRELSGMGGEGLETVSRRVDEGGTVTVIVELIQDGSLVAGNEQQTGHAAVATLLEASMGTRTPAGELAERALRCGDPDQDDWTEAVGVLQRRGDEETFLAAAAWVGTEDPLRQAFGADVLAGLGLPDEEHGTGAADPDGVPAGSGQANPGHAGLPARVVPLLRELAREAGDPEVIRSAVAGLGQQRDPAGVGEILRHAGHADPEVRFGVAVALHGLLPGGHAEGIDTVIGLTRDEDDGVRDWATTVLADTEADGPAIRQALADRLADAVPDIEAEAARGLAMRQDTRAVAALERILADEDPGGYAYSTAEQAVEYVLDEAARRRLDATVPRGR, encoded by the coding sequence ATGAGGACCGACGAGCCGGACGATCCGGGCACAGCGCTCTTCGAAGCCGTCTACGAGGGCGACGACGACGCCCTCGTACGAGCCCTGCGGGCGGGGGCGGCGGCAGAGGCAACCGACGAGGACGGGCAGACGGCGCTCTACGCCGCGGCGTCCCTGAACCGGCCGGGCATGGTGCGCCTGCTGCTCGCCGCGGGCGCCGATCCGAACCGCGCGAGCGGCGCCGACGGCGCGGAGCTGCCCCTGTGCGGGGCCGCGGTCTGGGGTCGCACCGAGGTGATGCGGGCTCTGCTGGCCGCGGGCGCTCGGCCCGATCTGGAGGAGGATCCCGGGGTGCGCGCGCTGACCTGGGCCTGCCGCCAGGGCCGCGCGGATGTGGCGGACCTGCTGCTCACCGCCGGCGCCGACCCGGATCTGCCGGGCTCAGGCGGTGAGCCGCCACTGGTGACCGCCGCCAGGCGCGGCTCACCCGCAAGCGTGCGAACCCTGCTGCGCCACGGTGCCAGGCCCACGCCGGAGGCACTCGGCGAGGCTCGCGAGTGGATCGGCGTCGATGTGGAGGCGCGGCTGCGCCGTGAGCTGTCCGGGATGGGCGGCGAAGGGCTTGAGACCGTGTCCCGTCGTGTCGACGAGGGCGGCACCGTGACGGTGATCGTCGAGCTGATCCAGGACGGGAGCCTGGTGGCAGGCAACGAGCAGCAGACCGGCCACGCCGCCGTCGCCACATTGCTGGAGGCCTCGATGGGCACGAGGACCCCCGCCGGCGAGCTGGCCGAGCGCGCCCTGCGCTGCGGCGATCCCGACCAGGACGACTGGACCGAGGCCGTGGGCGTGCTCCAGCGCCGCGGCGACGAGGAGACCTTCTTGGCCGCAGCCGCGTGGGTGGGAACCGAGGATCCGCTGCGGCAGGCGTTCGGGGCGGATGTGCTGGCGGGTCTCGGGCTGCCGGACGAGGAGCACGGCACCGGTGCCGCCGATCCGGACGGCGTCCCGGCCGGGTCGGGGCAGGCGAATCCCGGACACGCGGGGCTGCCAGCCCGCGTGGTGCCGCTGCTGCGGGAGCTCGCCCGGGAGGCCGGCGATCCTGAGGTGATCCGCTCCGCCGTCGCGGGGCTCGGACAGCAGCGCGACCCGGCCGGGGTGGGGGAGATCCTGCGCCACGCCGGACACGCGGATCCCGAGGTGCGCTTCGGTGTGGCGGTGGCGCTGCACGGGCTGCTGCCCGGGGGCCACGCCGAGGGCATCGACACGGTCATCGGGCTCACCCGGGACGAGGACGACGGAGTGCGGGACTGGGCGACGACCGTGCTGGCCGACACCGAGGCCGACGGCCCCGCGATCCGCCAGGCTCTCGCCGACCGCCTCGCGGACGCGGTCCCGGACATCGAGGCGGAGGCCGCGCGCGGCCTGGCGATGCGTCAGGACACCCGCGCGGTGGCGGCGTTGGAGCGGATCCTGGCGGACGAGGACCCGGGTGGGTACGCGTACTCCACCGCGGAGCAGGCGGTGGAGTACGTCTTGGACGAGGCGGCCCGTCGACGCCTGGACGCGACGGTGCCGCGCGGTCGCTGA